From Marinobacterium sp. LSUCC0821, a single genomic window includes:
- the mtnN gene encoding 5'-methylthioadenosine/S-adenosylhomocysteine nucleosidase, whose amino-acid sequence MDQEIERLKSSMSDVEERTIAGFTLFFGTIDGVEVVLLKSGIGKVNAAVGTTLLLDHFKPTCVINTGSAGGFDPSLNVGDVVISEEVRHHDVDLTVFGYEIGQMARMPAAYQADNLLLDIAEQSIANFAGIGCQRGLIGTGDSFMSNPQHVARVRSLFPTMKAAEMEAAAIAQTCYRFEVPFIVIRSLSDIAGQESNVSFDQFIETASENSAQMVLAIVRQLIALGR is encoded by the coding sequence ATGGATCAGGAGATTGAGCGCCTCAAAAGCTCAATGTCTGATGTGGAAGAGCGCACGATTGCGGGCTTCACTCTGTTTTTCGGTACCATCGATGGTGTTGAAGTTGTGCTTCTTAAATCGGGTATTGGCAAGGTGAATGCTGCAGTAGGTACAACACTGTTGCTGGATCACTTTAAACCGACCTGTGTAATTAACACAGGTTCTGCTGGTGGTTTTGATCCATCGCTTAATGTTGGTGATGTGGTTATCTCTGAAGAGGTCCGCCACCACGACGTAGACCTAACTGTTTTTGGTTACGAAATAGGTCAGATGGCCCGTATGCCAGCGGCTTACCAAGCGGATAATCTGCTGCTGGATATCGCTGAGCAGTCTATTGCTAACTTTGCAGGTATTGGTTGCCAGCGTGGTTTGATAGGTACTGGCGATAGCTTTATGAGTAATCCGCAGCATGTAGCACGGGTTCGCTCGCTTTTCCCAACAATGAAGGCTGCAGAGATGGAAGCTGCTGCGATAGCGCAGACATGTTACCGCTTTGAAGTACCATTCATTGTTATCCGTTCTCTATCGGATATTGCAGGGCAGGAGTCTAACGTTAGCTTCGATCAGTTTATTGAGACGGCGTCTGAGAACTCTGCTCAGATGGTTCTAGCGATTGTTCGTCAGCTTATTGCTCTGGGTCGCTAA